AAACCCCGAGTACTTTGAGCATTTCCCGATCGCGGAAGAGGACATAGATAATAAAAAGCGAGAGTATCATATTAAGGGCATAGCGAAAGACAAGCCCACAAAACAATCTCATACCATTGTAGTCCGGAAACTCCTGATGCTGGTAATCATACTTAAAATAAATAAGGAATGGATCATAAAAAAGACGGTCTTCAAATATCCTTACGCAGGCCAGGGCTATAATTCCCAGAGCGAGTAAAGCCAGTTTTAGTATTTTATTTCCCATCACCTGCAAAATCAGAGAATTTAGCAATCCACAAATACCATAGTAGAAATACAGCGCCATAGATGGCTAACGGAAATACCACGCCATGCAACATATTGGTATATTCCGGGTAACGGTACAACGCAATCCCCAAAAGGGCAATCCGGAGGATATTAAAACAATGGATCCCTAAAATACCAAATACTATAAAGACGACAGTTTTATACCAGCGTCCTGAAAAAGCAATGATAAAAGCCGCAAACAGGATCATAATACTGATCGCATTACAGCCTTCTACAATCTTAGCGATATAATACTTCTGGATAAAGAGCCTGACACTGGGAGCAAAGGGATCGGCAGTAATCATGGCGTCGACATCAAAGAAAGATAACAGTTCTTTGGTTTGTGTGGCTACGATGACGGTGAAGCCGTCCACTTCATTCCTGGCGGCATCATAGTGTTGTAAATAGTAATTATACACCAGTAGCAGCACGCCATACACAAGGAAAAATTTGACCATGTCTAGTCCTAGAATAGCAATACAGGATTAATAATAATAAAAGTACATTTTTTAGACAGAAGTAGCTTCATGGTTACTTCTGTTTTTTGTTTTATAGGTTTTCATTTCTATTTCTTTTTGCTGATGCATTTGCATCGGAGTAAGCATATGATTAGAGCAATGCGGTCTTACTAGATTATAAATCTGTATAGATTCCTTAACTACTAACTTAATAATATTAAGTTGCTGATCATTATACCTATCTACTAAAAACTCCTGTTTTAATATTCCATTTACCCTTTCAGCGACCGCATTTTGATATGGATCATAAGACTCAGTCATGCTACAGCGCAGGTTTTTAGTCTTGCGTATCACTTTTTGATATTCATCAGAACAATATTGTATACCTCTATCTGAGTGATGGATTAACGACAAACAACTATTTTTCCTGCTCTTAAGAGCCATTTGTAAAGCTTTAAGACTATTTTCGGCATTTAAATTAGTAGCTACATTAAATCCCATGATCCGTTTTGAATATGCATCTGTTACTAAGCTTAAATAGCAGGGCTTACTTCTTTTTCCGATGTATGTAATATCGGATACCCAAACCTGTTCAGGACGTATTATTTTTAAGTTTTCAATTAAATTCTTGTGTTTTTTAAAACGATGATATGAGTTAGTCGTAATATGATAGCTCCGTTTTGGAGATATTAGCAGATGGTTTACTTTGAGGATATTAAAAAACATATCTCTTCCAATCTTCAATGCTCTAAGCTCCTGGTTTAATAAATAAT
The Flavobacterium kingsejongi genome window above contains:
- a CDS encoding exosortase F system-associated membrane protein — encoded protein: MGNKILKLALLALGIIALACVRIFEDRLFYDPFLIYFKYDYQHQEFPDYNGMRLFCGLVFRYALNMILSLFIIYVLFRDREMLKVLGVLYGILLVLLLMGLFGLLHFSGKENALAFFYIRRFLIQPLFVLLFIPALYFQQYAGKKNNSL
- the xrtF gene encoding exosortase family protein XrtF; the encoded protein is MVKFFLVYGVLLLVYNYYLQHYDAARNEVDGFTVIVATQTKELLSFFDVDAMITADPFAPSVRLFIQKYYIAKIVEGCNAISIMILFAAFIIAFSGRWYKTVVFIVFGILGIHCFNILRIALLGIALYRYPEYTNMLHGVVFPLAIYGAVFLLWYLWIAKFSDFAGDGK
- a CDS encoding IS3 family transposase gives rise to the protein MFGIDRQVYYRSIKRKILKQSKSEQVILMVRKIRMKMPRIGTRKLYYLLNQELRALKIGRDMFFNILKVNHLLISPKRSYHITTNSYHRFKKHKNLIENLKIIRPEQVWVSDITYIGKRSKPCYLSLVTDAYSKRIMGFNVATNLNAENSLKALQMALKSRKNSCLSLIHHSDRGIQYCSDEYQKVIRKTKNLRCSMTESYDPYQNAVAERVNGILKQEFLVDRYNDQQLNIIKLVVKESIQIYNLVRPHCSNHMLTPMQMHQQKEIEMKTYKTKNRSNHEATSV